One Oryza brachyantha chromosome 3, ObraRS2, whole genome shotgun sequence DNA segment encodes these proteins:
- the LOC102717970 gene encoding glutamate decarboxylase 1 produces MVLSHGVSGSDESIHSTFASRYVRSSLPRFRMPENSIPKEAAYQIINDELMLDGNPRLNLASFVTTWMEPECDKLIQASVNKNYVDMDEYPVTTELQNRCVNMIAHLFNAPLGDSETAVGVGTVGSSEAIMLAGLAFKRRWQNKMKAAGKPCDKPNIVTGANVQVCWEKFARYFEVELKEVKLSDGYYVMDPAKAVDMVDENTICVAAILGSTLNGEFEDVKLLNDLLTQKNAETGWDTPIHVDAASGGFIAPFLYPELEWDFRLPLVKSINVSGHKYGLVYAGIGWCIWRTKEDLPEELIFHINYLGADQPTFTLNFSKGSSQVIAQYYQLIRLGFEGYKNIMENCQENAMVLKRGLEKTGRFNIVSKDNGVPLVAFSLKDSSRHNEFEISDFLRRFGWIVPAYTMPPDAQHVTVLRVVIREDFSRTLAERLVLDVEKVLHELDALPARVALNGDALAAAASEREMEKQREVISLWKRAVLSKKKTNGVC; encoded by the exons ATGGTGCTCTCACACGGCGTGTCGGGCTCCGACGAGTCCATCCACTCCACGTTCGCCTCCCGCTACGTCCGATCCTCCCTCCCcag GTTCCGGATGCCGGAGAACTCGATCCCGAAGGAGGCGGCGTACCAGATCATCAACGACGAGCTGATGCTGGACGGCAACCCGCGGCTGAACCTGGCGTCGTTCGTCACCACGTGGATGGAGCCCGAGTGCGACAAGCTCATCCAGGCCTCCGTCAACAAGAACTACGTCGACATGGACGAGTACCCCGTCACCACCGAGCTCCAG AACCGATGTGTGAACATGATTGCACACCTCTTCAATGCCCCTCTAGGAGACTCTGAAAcggccgtcggcgtcggcacTGTCGGCTCATCTGAGGCCATCATGCTCGCCGGTTTGGCCTTCAAGAGGAGGTGGCAGAACAAGATGAAGGCAGCTGGCAAGCCGTGCGACAAGCCAAACATTGTCACCGGTGCCAATGTCCAA GTTTGCTGGGAGAAGTTCGCGCGCTACTTCGAGGTGGAGCTCAAGGAAGTGAAGCTGAGTGACGGCTACTACGTCATGGACCCGGCTAAGGCTGTGGACATGGTCGATGAGAACACCATCTGCGTTGCGGCGATCCTCGGGTCGACGCTGAACGGGGAGTTCGAGGATGTCAAGCTGCTCAACGATCTGCTCACCCAGAAGAACGCTGAAACAGG CTGGGACACGCCGATCCACGTcgacgcggcgagcggcgggttCATCGCGCCGTTTCTGTACCCGGAGCTGGAGTGGGACTTCCGTCTGCCGCTGGTGAAGAGCATCAACGTGAGTGGGCACAAGTACGGCCTTGTCTACGCCGGTATCGGGTGGTGCATCTGGAGGACCAAGGAGGACCTGCCTGAGGAGCTCATCTTCCACATCAACTACCTCGGCGCCGACCAGCCCACCTTCACCCTCAACTTCTCCAAAG GTTCCAGCCAGGTCATTGCACAGTATTACCAGCTAATCCGCCTTGGCTTTGAG GGGTACAAGAACATCATGGAGAACTGCCAGGAGAACGCGATGGTGCTGAAGCGTGGGCTGGAGAAGACGGGGCGGTTCAACATCGTGTCCAAGGACAACGGCGTGCCGCTGGTGGCCTTCTCGCTCAAGGACAGCAGCCGGCACAACGAGTTCGAGATCTCCGACTTCCTCCGCCGCTTCGGCTGGATCGTGCCGGCCTACACCATGCCCCCCGACGCGCAGCACGTCACGGTGCTCCGCGTCGTCATCCGCGAGGACTTCAGCCGCACGCTCGCCGAGCGCCTCGTGCTCGACGTCGAGAAGGTGCTCCACGAGCTCGACGCGCTCCCGGCCCGCGTCGCCCTTAACGGcgacgccctcgccgccgcggcgagcgagAGGGAGATGGAGAAGCAGCGCGAGGTGATCTCCCTCTGGAAGAGGGCCGTGCTGTCCAAGAAGAAGACCAACGGCGTCTGCTGA